The Microbacterium luteum genome includes a region encoding these proteins:
- the gap gene encoding type I glyceraldehyde-3-phosphate dehydrogenase: protein MTVKIGINGFGRIGRNFLRAALEQGADLEIVAVNDLTDNKTLAHLLKYDSVGGRLAEDVSFDGDSITVGGKSIKVFEERDPANLPWGELGVDIVIESTGRFTKAADASKHIQGGAKKVLISAPGTDVDGTFVMGVNDAEYDPATMHVISNASCTTNCLAPLAKVFNDNFGIERGFMMTAHAYTADQNLQDGPHGDLHRARAAALNIVPASTGAAKAIGLVLPELNGKLSGSSYRVPIPTGSIVDLTLITPTEGLTKETINAAYEKAAAEGELAGYLAYNADPIVSTDIVHDPHSSIFDAGLTNVSGNLVKVSSWYDNEWGYSNRLVDLTELVASKL from the coding sequence GTGACTGTCAAGATCGGTATCAACGGCTTCGGCCGCATTGGACGCAACTTTCTCCGCGCCGCCCTCGAGCAGGGTGCGGACCTCGAGATCGTCGCGGTGAACGACCTCACCGACAACAAGACCCTCGCCCACCTCCTCAAGTACGACTCCGTCGGCGGCCGCCTCGCCGAGGACGTGTCCTTCGACGGCGACTCCATCACCGTCGGCGGCAAGAGCATCAAGGTGTTCGAAGAGCGCGACCCCGCCAACCTGCCCTGGGGCGAGCTGGGCGTGGACATCGTCATCGAGTCGACCGGACGCTTCACGAAGGCGGCCGACGCCTCGAAGCACATCCAGGGGGGCGCCAAGAAGGTGCTCATCTCCGCACCCGGCACCGACGTCGACGGCACCTTCGTCATGGGCGTCAACGACGCCGAGTACGACCCGGCGACCATGCACGTCATCTCCAACGCGTCGTGCACCACGAACTGCCTGGCGCCGCTGGCCAAGGTCTTCAACGACAACTTCGGCATCGAGCGCGGCTTCATGATGACCGCGCACGCCTACACGGCAGACCAGAACCTGCAGGACGGCCCGCACGGCGACCTGCACCGCGCTCGGGCGGCGGCCCTGAACATCGTTCCCGCGTCGACCGGCGCGGCGAAGGCCATCGGCCTGGTGCTGCCCGAGCTCAACGGCAAGCTGAGCGGGTCCTCCTACCGGGTGCCGATCCCCACCGGCTCGATCGTCGACCTCACGCTGATCACGCCGACCGAGGGTCTCACCAAGGAGACCATCAACGCCGCATACGAGAAGGCGGCGGCCGAGGGCGAGCTCGCCGGCTACCTGGCCTACAACGCCGACCCGATCGTCTCGACCGACATCGTCCACGACCCGCACTCGTCGATCTTCGATGCCGGCCTGACCAACGTCAGCGGAAACCTCGTCAAGGTGTCGTCGTGGTACGACAACGAGTGGGGCTACTCGAACCGTCTGGTCGACCTCACCGAGCTCGTCGCCTCGAAGCTCTGA
- a CDS encoding superoxide dismutase: MATYTLPDLPYDYAALEPHISGKIMQLHHDKHHQTYVTGANTALEQLAEARETGSLANVNKLEKDLAFNLGGHVNHSIFWTNLSPEGGGRPEGNELAAAIDEFFGGFEKFQAHFTAAATGIQGSGWAVLSWDPIGEQLIIQQLFDQQANTAMGTVPIFQLDMWEHAFYLDYLNVKADYVKAVWNIANWQNVAQRFDAAREKTSGLLVLS, encoded by the coding sequence ATGGCGACGTACACCTTGCCCGACCTCCCCTACGACTACGCGGCACTCGAGCCGCACATCAGCGGCAAGATCATGCAGCTGCACCACGACAAGCATCACCAGACCTACGTGACGGGTGCCAACACGGCGCTCGAGCAGCTCGCGGAGGCCCGCGAGACGGGCAGTCTCGCGAACGTCAACAAGCTCGAGAAGGACCTCGCGTTCAACCTCGGCGGCCACGTGAACCACTCCATCTTCTGGACGAACCTCTCGCCCGAGGGCGGCGGACGTCCGGAGGGGAACGAGCTCGCCGCCGCGATCGACGAGTTCTTCGGCGGATTCGAGAAGTTCCAGGCGCACTTCACCGCGGCGGCCACCGGCATCCAGGGTTCCGGATGGGCGGTCCTCAGCTGGGACCCGATCGGCGAGCAGCTCATCATCCAGCAGCTGTTCGACCAGCAGGCGAACACGGCGATGGGCACCGTGCCGATCTTCCAGCTGGACATGTGGGAGCACGCGTTCTACCTCGACTACCTCAACGTGAAGGCCGACTACGTCAAGGCGGTCTGGAACATCGCGAACTGGCAGAACGTCGCGCAGCGCTTCGACGCCGCCCGTGAGAAGACCTCGGGCCTGCTGGTACTGTCATAG
- the whiA gene encoding DNA-binding protein WhiA: MSLTADVKAELVAVRDPRPTARVAELTSLLRFSGGLHSIANRVAVEAELDSDVLARRVARELVELYGVRPELAHVQSSAGRAGGHVAVRVIDGGETLARQTGLLDQRRRPVRGLPNKLTTGSREDLAAVWRGAFLASGSLSEPGRSASLEVACPSSEAAMALVGAAHRLSIPAKAREVRGIPRVVVREGEAIRLTLAQMGAAKAAADWDQMRQRREVRAGVNRLVNFDDANLRRSAQAAVAACARVERALEILGDEVPDHLKQAGELRLAHRDASLDELGHHADPPMTKDAVAGRIRRLLAMADKKAEVDGVPGTESAVPIGVEE; this comes from the coding sequence GTGTCGCTGACTGCCGACGTGAAGGCCGAACTCGTCGCCGTACGAGACCCGCGACCGACGGCCCGCGTGGCCGAGCTGACGTCACTGCTCCGTTTCTCGGGAGGGCTCCACTCGATCGCCAACCGCGTCGCGGTCGAGGCCGAGCTCGATTCCGATGTCCTCGCCCGACGGGTCGCGCGGGAGTTGGTGGAGCTCTACGGCGTGCGACCCGAGCTCGCGCACGTGCAGAGTTCGGCGGGCCGTGCCGGCGGCCACGTCGCGGTGCGCGTCATCGACGGCGGTGAGACGCTCGCGCGGCAGACCGGCCTCCTGGACCAGCGGCGGCGCCCGGTGCGTGGCTTGCCCAACAAGCTCACCACCGGCTCACGGGAAGACCTCGCCGCGGTCTGGCGCGGTGCGTTCCTCGCATCGGGGTCGCTCAGCGAGCCGGGTCGATCCGCCTCGCTCGAAGTCGCCTGCCCGTCCTCCGAGGCCGCGATGGCCCTCGTCGGGGCCGCCCATCGGCTGAGCATCCCCGCGAAGGCGCGGGAAGTCCGCGGCATCCCGCGCGTCGTCGTGCGGGAGGGGGAGGCGATCCGGCTCACCCTCGCGCAGATGGGAGCCGCGAAGGCCGCCGCCGACTGGGATCAGATGAGGCAGCGCCGCGAAGTCCGCGCCGGAGTGAACCGCCTCGTCAACTTCGACGACGCCAACCTGCGTCGATCCGCTCAGGCGGCGGTCGCCGCGTGCGCACGCGTCGAGCGTGCGCTGGAGATCCTCGGTGACGAGGTTCCCGACCATCTCAAGCAGGCCGGAGAGCTCCGGCTCGCCCACCGTGACGCCAGCCTCGACGAGCTGGGTCACCACGCCGACCCGCCGATGACCAAGGACGCCGTCGCTGGACGCATACGTCGGCTCCTGGCGATGGCCGACAAGAAGGCCGAGGTCGACGGAGTTCCGGGCACTGAGTCGGCGGTCCCCATCGGCGTCGAGGAATGA
- the rapZ gene encoding RNase adapter RapZ, translating to MTEGAMTEDDQTPQVGEMLIVTGMSGAGRSTAANALEDLGWYVVDNLPPQMLKPLLDLTEIAGGALPRVAVVVDVRGRGLFSELPEAMRALRSRRPIRVLFLDASDTVLVRRFEAVRRPHPLQGDGTIVDGIRAERTRLAPVREDADVIVDTSALNIHQLATRVAELFADEGAARHTLTIMSFGFKYGLPPDADHVADMRFLPNPYWHEELRALTGEDDAVRDVVLAAPGAAAFIDAYAAALAPVLEGYQRENKRHSVIAVGCTGGKHRSVATARELASRLSGTPGVAVRLTHRDLGRE from the coding sequence ATGACGGAGGGCGCGATGACGGAGGACGATCAGACCCCGCAGGTCGGCGAGATGCTGATCGTCACCGGGATGTCCGGTGCCGGAAGGTCCACCGCGGCGAACGCCCTGGAAGACCTGGGCTGGTACGTCGTGGACAACCTGCCTCCGCAGATGCTCAAGCCGCTGCTGGATCTGACGGAGATCGCCGGGGGAGCGCTGCCCCGGGTGGCCGTCGTCGTCGACGTGCGGGGCCGCGGCCTCTTCTCCGAGCTTCCGGAGGCGATGCGGGCACTGCGCTCGCGGCGCCCGATCCGGGTGCTGTTCCTCGACGCGTCGGACACCGTGCTCGTGCGCCGCTTCGAGGCCGTGCGTCGCCCGCATCCTCTTCAGGGCGATGGCACGATCGTCGACGGCATTCGCGCCGAACGCACGAGGCTCGCCCCCGTCCGCGAGGACGCCGATGTCATCGTCGACACGTCGGCGCTGAACATCCACCAGCTCGCGACACGGGTCGCCGAGCTCTTCGCCGACGAGGGCGCCGCGCGGCACACCCTGACCATCATGAGCTTCGGCTTCAAGTACGGTCTCCCGCCGGACGCCGACCACGTGGCCGACATGCGGTTCCTGCCGAACCCGTACTGGCACGAGGAGCTGCGCGCGCTGACCGGGGAGGACGACGCCGTGCGCGACGTCGTGCTGGCCGCGCCCGGCGCGGCGGCGTTCATCGATGCGTACGCCGCCGCGCTCGCGCCGGTCCTGGAGGGGTATCAGCGGGAGAACAAGCGACACTCCGTGATCGCCGTGGGATGCACCGGCGGCAAGCACCGGTCGGTGGCCACGGCCCGGGAACTGGCCTCACGCCTGTCGGGCACGCCCGGAGTGGCCGTTCGCCTGACCCATCGCGACCTCGGTCGCGAGTAG
- the uvrC gene encoding excinuclease ABC subunit UvrC, with translation MSPLPYKPKPGEIPTDPGVYRFRDADGRVLYVGKAKNLRARLSNYFAPLHTLHERTRRMVTTASSVEWTVVATDVDSLQLEYMWIKEFDPPFNVKYRDDKSYPFMAITLADEAPRVIVTRNRRIKGAKYFGPYPKVWAVHDTIDQLIKVFPIRTCSDSSYKKAMATGRPCFPGQIGRCGGPCSMRVTVDEHRAIVQDFVAFMSGGDQRFARELTARMREASAAMDYEAAAVYRDQLGAIEAVLGKSALVLTEDTDADLFGIAEDELAATVQHFVVRGGRVRGVHATTIEKELDISGADLVEQVLQRTYGEAADTDIPKQVLVPSLPEDAAELEQWLRDRRGRPVSLQVARRGRKAELLATATLNAQQALNLHKTRRTSDYVARSQALTDLQEALDLHEAPLRIECYDVSHLAGTNVVASMVVFEDGLPRKDQYRSFGIPETTDDTDSIRQVLRRRLAYLDQPEADPVADPVASGEVVTERRKPRFAYRPQLLVVDGGKPQVEAAARALDEAGHPEIALCGIAKRLEEVWLPGEDYPVILPRTSEALYLLQRLRDEAHRFAITHQRKRRRRDIQTVLAEVPGLGDARIKALLRHFGSVAALREATTEQIQELPGVGPKLAASIHTHLTAR, from the coding sequence ATGTCGCCGCTTCCCTACAAGCCCAAGCCGGGGGAGATACCGACCGACCCCGGTGTGTACCGATTCCGGGACGCGGACGGTCGCGTGCTCTACGTCGGCAAGGCGAAGAATCTGCGTGCCCGGCTGTCGAACTACTTCGCTCCGCTGCACACGCTCCACGAGCGCACGCGGCGGATGGTGACGACGGCGTCGTCGGTCGAGTGGACGGTCGTCGCCACGGACGTGGACTCCCTGCAGCTGGAGTACATGTGGATCAAGGAGTTCGATCCGCCGTTCAACGTCAAGTATCGCGACGACAAGTCCTATCCGTTCATGGCGATCACCCTCGCCGACGAAGCTCCTCGCGTGATCGTCACCCGCAATCGACGGATCAAGGGTGCGAAGTACTTCGGCCCGTACCCGAAGGTCTGGGCGGTGCACGACACCATCGATCAGCTGATCAAGGTTTTCCCCATCCGCACCTGCAGCGACTCCAGCTACAAGAAGGCGATGGCGACCGGCCGGCCGTGCTTCCCGGGCCAGATCGGTCGCTGCGGGGGGCCGTGCTCCATGCGGGTCACCGTCGACGAGCATCGCGCGATCGTGCAGGACTTCGTCGCCTTCATGTCGGGCGGCGACCAGCGGTTCGCCCGAGAACTGACCGCTCGGATGCGCGAGGCGTCCGCCGCCATGGATTACGAAGCCGCAGCGGTCTATCGCGATCAGCTCGGGGCCATCGAGGCCGTGCTGGGCAAGAGCGCGCTCGTGCTGACCGAAGACACCGACGCCGACCTGTTCGGGATCGCCGAGGACGAGCTGGCCGCGACGGTGCAGCACTTCGTCGTGCGTGGCGGGCGTGTGCGCGGCGTTCACGCCACGACGATCGAAAAGGAACTCGACATCTCGGGTGCGGACCTCGTCGAGCAGGTGCTGCAGCGCACCTACGGCGAGGCGGCCGACACCGACATCCCGAAGCAGGTGCTCGTCCCCTCGCTGCCCGAGGACGCCGCGGAGCTCGAACAATGGCTTCGCGACCGGCGGGGTCGCCCGGTGTCGCTCCAGGTCGCCCGGCGCGGCCGTAAAGCCGAGCTGCTGGCGACGGCGACGCTGAACGCGCAGCAGGCGCTCAACCTGCACAAGACCCGTCGCACGAGCGACTACGTCGCGCGGTCGCAGGCGCTGACCGACCTGCAGGAGGCGCTGGACCTGCACGAGGCTCCTCTCCGTATCGAGTGCTACGACGTCTCGCACCTCGCCGGTACGAACGTGGTGGCGTCGATGGTGGTTTTCGAAGACGGTCTGCCCCGGAAGGATCAGTACCGTTCGTTCGGCATTCCCGAGACCACCGACGACACCGACTCGATCCGGCAGGTGCTGCGTCGGCGTCTGGCCTACCTCGATCAGCCCGAAGCAGATCCCGTGGCCGACCCGGTGGCGTCGGGCGAGGTCGTCACCGAGCGCAGGAAGCCGCGGTTCGCCTACCGTCCGCAGCTGCTCGTGGTCGACGGCGGGAAGCCGCAGGTCGAGGCGGCGGCTCGCGCACTCGATGAGGCCGGACACCCCGAGATCGCGCTGTGCGGCATCGCCAAGCGGCTGGAGGAGGTCTGGCTGCCCGGGGAGGACTACCCGGTGATCCTGCCGCGCACCTCCGAAGCGCTGTATCTTCTGCAGCGTCTGCGCGACGAGGCACACCGGTTCGCCATCACGCATCAGCGCAAGCGGCGGCGACGCGACATCCAGACCGTCCTGGCCGAGGTGCCGGGGCTGGGTGATGCGCGCATCAAGGCTCTTCTGCGTCACTTCGGGTCTGTCGCGGCCCTCCGCGAAGCGACGACCGAGCAGATCCAGGAGCTTCCGGGCGTCGGTCCGAAGCTCGCGGCCTCGATTCATACCCACCTCACCGCTCGCTAG
- the uvrA gene encoding excinuclease ABC subunit UvrA produces MPIVPVPLTGKSAAVSSDKLSVRGARVHNLKDVDLDIPRDSLVVFTGLSGSGKSSLAFDTIFAEGQRRYVESLSAYARQFLGQVDRPDVDFIEGLSPAVSIDQKSTNRNPRSTVGTITEIHDYMRLLWARIGVPHCPECGEIIQRQTVQQIADQLMELPDRTRYQIVAPVVTQKKGEFVDLFKELSAKGYARAVVDGDLVQLAEPPTLKKSYKHDIAVVVDRLVAGPDILGRVTDSVETALGLAGGVMQVNFVDEEGDDAWQSFSEKLACPNGHPLQLTEIEPRTFSFNAPFGACPACSGLGTRMSVDSELMLGDEELSIREGVIIPWTTQGKGLFQYYERLLEGLSNDLGFSLDTPWKRLPQAVREAVLHGENYKVTVKWKNRYGREMRYSSGFEGVVPYIERQYVQAESDTQRQRWSEYLREVPCPVCDGARLKPEVLAVRVHGHSIADASRLSLADAQRFFAEMTLTDREAKIAAQVLREIRARLDFLIQVGLTYLNLSRSAGSLSGGEAQRIRLATQIGSGLTGVLYVLDEPSIGLHQRDNRRLIETLVTLRDLGNTLIVVEHDEETIHAADWIVDIGPRAGVDGGEVVHSGPLSELLADRHSITGDYLAGRREIATPSKRRKRDRKRQISVVGARENNLRNVTVDFPLGVLTAVTGVSGSGKSSLVNDILYRVLAQRLNGARNIPGKHTRVTGLDNLDKVVHVDQAPIGRTPRSNPATYTGVFDRIRGLFSETPEAKARGYQPGRFSFNVKGGRCEACSGDGTIKIEMNFLPDVYVDCEVCHGKRYNRDTLSVHYKGKNIAEVLEMPISEAAEFFEPIQAIHRYLKTLVDVGLGYVRLGQSATTLSGGEAQRVKLATELQRRSNGRSIYVLDEPTTGLHFEDVRRLLEVLNGLVDKGNSVIVIEHNLDVIKSADWIIDLGPEGGSGGGTLVATGTPEDLARVAESHTGAFLAEVLFPAERAQARKAG; encoded by the coding sequence GTGCCCATCGTCCCCGTTCCCCTCACCGGAAAATCCGCCGCCGTCTCGAGCGACAAGCTGAGCGTGCGCGGCGCTCGCGTGCACAATCTGAAGGACGTCGACCTCGACATCCCGCGCGATTCGCTCGTCGTCTTCACGGGTCTGTCGGGGTCGGGCAAGTCGAGTCTCGCCTTCGACACGATCTTCGCGGAAGGACAGCGTCGCTATGTCGAGTCGCTGAGTGCCTACGCACGTCAGTTCCTCGGGCAGGTGGACAGACCCGACGTCGACTTCATCGAGGGTCTGAGCCCGGCGGTGTCGATCGACCAGAAGTCGACGAACCGCAACCCGCGCTCGACGGTGGGCACGATCACCGAGATCCACGACTACATGCGCCTGCTGTGGGCCCGCATCGGAGTGCCCCACTGCCCGGAGTGCGGCGAGATCATCCAGCGTCAGACGGTCCAGCAGATCGCCGACCAGCTGATGGAGCTGCCCGACCGCACGCGCTACCAGATCGTGGCGCCCGTGGTCACCCAGAAGAAGGGTGAGTTCGTCGACCTCTTCAAAGAGCTCTCCGCGAAGGGATACGCGCGCGCCGTGGTCGATGGCGACCTGGTCCAGCTCGCGGAGCCGCCGACGCTGAAGAAGAGCTACAAGCACGACATCGCCGTCGTGGTCGACCGGCTGGTCGCCGGCCCCGACATCCTGGGCCGCGTCACCGACTCGGTGGAGACCGCACTCGGTCTCGCCGGCGGTGTCATGCAGGTGAACTTCGTCGACGAGGAAGGTGACGATGCGTGGCAGTCGTTCTCCGAGAAGCTGGCGTGTCCGAACGGGCATCCGCTGCAGCTCACGGAGATCGAACCGCGCACCTTCTCGTTCAACGCCCCGTTCGGCGCCTGTCCGGCGTGTTCCGGGCTCGGCACCCGCATGTCGGTCGACTCGGAGCTGATGCTCGGTGACGAGGAGCTGTCGATCCGCGAGGGCGTCATCATCCCGTGGACAACGCAGGGAAAGGGGCTCTTCCAGTACTACGAGCGACTGCTCGAAGGACTGTCGAACGACCTCGGCTTCTCGCTCGACACGCCCTGGAAGCGTCTGCCGCAGGCCGTGCGCGAAGCCGTGCTGCACGGCGAGAACTACAAGGTCACCGTCAAGTGGAAGAACCGCTACGGCCGCGAGATGCGCTACTCGTCGGGTTTCGAAGGCGTCGTGCCGTACATCGAACGTCAGTACGTGCAGGCCGAGTCCGACACCCAGCGGCAGCGGTGGTCGGAGTATCTGCGCGAGGTGCCCTGCCCGGTCTGCGACGGTGCGCGCCTGAAGCCCGAGGTGCTCGCCGTCCGCGTGCACGGCCACTCGATCGCCGATGCCTCGCGGCTGAGCCTCGCGGATGCGCAGCGATTCTTCGCGGAGATGACGCTCACCGACCGTGAGGCGAAGATCGCCGCACAGGTGCTTCGCGAGATCCGCGCTCGCCTGGACTTCCTCATCCAGGTGGGTCTGACCTATCTGAACCTCAGCAGGTCCGCCGGCTCCCTCTCGGGCGGTGAGGCGCAGCGCATCCGCCTCGCGACGCAGATCGGCTCCGGACTCACCGGTGTTCTGTACGTGCTCGATGAGCCTTCGATCGGCCTGCACCAGCGCGACAACCGTCGTCTGATCGAGACGCTCGTGACCCTGCGCGATCTCGGCAACACGCTCATCGTCGTCGAACACGACGAGGAGACGATCCACGCTGCTGACTGGATCGTCGACATCGGGCCGCGGGCCGGTGTGGACGGGGGAGAGGTCGTACATTCGGGACCCCTGTCGGAGCTGCTCGCCGACCGGCACTCGATCACCGGCGACTACCTGGCCGGCCGTCGGGAGATCGCGACGCCGTCGAAGCGGCGCAAGCGCGATCGCAAGCGACAGATCTCCGTCGTCGGTGCCCGCGAGAACAATCTCCGCAACGTGACGGTCGACTTCCCCCTCGGCGTGCTGACCGCCGTGACCGGAGTGAGCGGTTCGGGAAAGTCGTCGCTCGTGAACGACATCCTGTACCGGGTGCTCGCCCAGCGCCTGAACGGCGCGCGGAACATCCCGGGCAAGCACACGCGAGTGACCGGGCTCGACAACCTCGACAAGGTCGTGCACGTCGATCAGGCGCCGATCGGGCGCACGCCGCGGTCGAACCCCGCGACGTACACGGGAGTGTTCGACCGCATCCGCGGCCTGTTCAGCGAGACGCCGGAGGCCAAAGCCCGCGGGTACCAGCCGGGGCGATTCAGCTTCAACGTCAAGGGCGGGCGCTGCGAGGCGTGCTCCGGAGACGGCACCATCAAGATCGAGATGAACTTCCTCCCCGACGTCTACGTCGACTGCGAGGTGTGCCACGGAAAGCGGTACAACCGCGACACCCTGTCGGTGCACTACAAGGGCAAGAACATCGCCGAGGTGCTCGAGATGCCGATCTCCGAGGCTGCGGAGTTCTTCGAGCCGATCCAGGCCATCCACCGCTACCTGAAGACCCTGGTCGACGTCGGCTTGGGATATGTGCGCCTCGGCCAGTCGGCGACGACGCTGTCGGGTGGCGAGGCCCAGCGCGTGAAGCTCGCCACCGAGTTGCAGCGGCGCTCGAACGGGCGCAGCATCTACGTGCTCGACGAGCCGACGACCGGACTGCACTTCGAAGACGTCAGGCGGCTGCTCGAGGTCTTGAACGGCTTGGTCGACAAGGGGAACTCGGTGATCGTCATCGAGCACAACCTCGACGTGATCAAGTCGGCCGACTGGATCATCGACCTCGGACCCGAGGGGGGTTCCGGCGGCGGCACGCTCGTCGCGACCGGCACCCCGGAGGATCTCGCCCGCGTGGCGGAGAGTCACACGGGCGCCTTCCTCGCCGAGGTGCTGTTCCCGGCCGAGCGCGCCCAGGCGCGCAAGGCCGGCTGA
- a CDS encoding CoA-binding protein produces MTDSAFCALPTAPPASADRTWQAPGAQARHDLLRRTRSVAIVGASDNPARASYFVATYLTSSSPYDVYFVNPRATSILGRPAYASLSDLPVVPDLVDVFRRHDDLPGVAREAVEVGAAALWLQLGSWNEEAAAIAEDAGLAVVMDRCIKIEHARFHGGLHLAGFDTGVLSSKRQLLSR; encoded by the coding sequence ATGACCGATTCCGCCTTCTGCGCCCTGCCCACCGCGCCGCCGGCTTCGGCCGATCGCACGTGGCAGGCTCCCGGCGCCCAGGCGCGCCACGACCTGCTGCGGCGCACGCGGTCGGTGGCGATCGTCGGCGCCTCCGACAATCCCGCCCGCGCGAGCTATTTCGTCGCGACGTACCTCACGAGCAGCTCGCCCTACGACGTCTACTTCGTGAACCCCCGGGCCACGTCGATCCTGGGCCGGCCGGCGTACGCATCCCTGTCTGACCTGCCGGTCGTCCCCGATCTCGTCGACGTCTTCCGTCGCCACGACGACCTTCCGGGCGTCGCTCGGGAAGCCGTCGAGGTCGGCGCCGCCGCGCTGTGGCTCCAGCTGGGGTCGTGGAACGAGGAGGCGGCGGCGATCGCGGAGGACGCCGGGCTCGCCGTGGTCATGGACCGGTGCATCAAGATCGAGCACGCGCGATTCCACGGCGGCCTGCATCTCGCCGGGTTCGACACCGGCGTGCTGAGCTCGAAGCGGCAACTGCTCTCCCGCTGA
- a CDS encoding O-acetylhomoserine aminocarboxypropyltransferase/cysteine synthase family protein, whose amino-acid sequence MTEHRFGFRTRALHAGGTPDAATGARAVPIYHTSSFVFDDAADAGNLFALQKYGNIYSRIGNPTVAALEERMASLEGGIGAVATASGMSAEFITFAALVGAGDHVVASAQLYGGTITQLDVTLRRFGVETTFVASSDPADYAAAIRPETKVVYTEAIGNPGGEIADIAGLAKVAHDAGVPLVVDATLATPYLLRPIEHGADIVIHSVTKFLGGHGTALGGVVVEAGTFDWGNGTFPAMTEPVASYGGIKWWDNFGEYGFLTKLRSEQLRDIGPSLNPQAAFTLLQGIETLPQRMDAHLANARIVAEWLRADPRVSFVTWAGLDDHPHAERARRYLPLGPGAVFAFGVAPAGRFDDDAAREAAARKAGETFIDSVTLASHLANVGDARTLVIHPASTTHRQLTPEQLITAGTPADLIRISVGLEDPEDIVWDLDQALTEATGATR is encoded by the coding sequence GTGACCGAGCATCGATTCGGCTTCCGCACGCGCGCGCTGCACGCCGGGGGCACCCCGGATGCGGCCACCGGTGCTCGCGCGGTGCCGATCTACCACACGAGCTCGTTCGTCTTCGACGACGCCGCCGACGCGGGGAATCTCTTCGCGCTTCAGAAGTACGGCAACATCTACTCCCGCATCGGCAATCCGACCGTCGCCGCGCTCGAGGAGCGCATGGCATCCCTCGAAGGCGGGATCGGCGCGGTCGCAACCGCGAGCGGCATGAGCGCGGAGTTCATCACGTTCGCCGCGCTCGTCGGCGCAGGAGACCACGTCGTCGCGTCGGCGCAGCTCTACGGCGGAACGATCACGCAGCTCGACGTCACGCTGCGGCGGTTCGGCGTCGAGACGACATTCGTCGCCTCATCGGATCCCGCCGACTACGCCGCCGCGATCCGGCCGGAGACGAAGGTCGTCTACACCGAGGCGATCGGGAATCCCGGTGGGGAGATCGCCGACATCGCCGGACTCGCGAAGGTCGCGCATGATGCGGGTGTGCCGCTCGTCGTCGACGCGACGCTGGCGACGCCGTACCTCCTGCGCCCCATCGAGCACGGCGCCGACATCGTCATCCACTCGGTCACGAAGTTCCTCGGCGGTCACGGCACCGCTCTCGGCGGTGTCGTGGTCGAGGCCGGCACGTTCGACTGGGGCAACGGCACCTTCCCCGCGATGACCGAGCCGGTGGCCTCCTATGGGGGCATCAAGTGGTGGGACAACTTCGGCGAGTACGGCTTCCTCACCAAGCTCCGCAGCGAACAGCTGCGTGACATCGGCCCGTCGCTCAACCCGCAGGCCGCCTTCACGCTGCTGCAGGGAATCGAGACGCTGCCGCAGCGCATGGATGCGCACCTCGCCAACGCGAGGATCGTCGCGGAGTGGCTCCGGGCCGACCCGCGGGTGTCCTTCGTGACCTGGGCGGGACTGGACGATCATCCGCACGCCGAGCGTGCGCGCCGGTATCTGCCTCTCGGCCCCGGGGCGGTGTTCGCCTTCGGCGTGGCCCCGGCAGGACGATTCGACGACGACGCGGCCCGAGAGGCGGCCGCGCGCAAGGCGGGGGAGACCTTCATCGACTCGGTGACCCTCGCCTCGCACCTGGCGAACGTGGGCGACGCGCGCACCCTGGTGATCCACCCCGCCTCGACCACCCACCGCCAGCTCACACCCGAGCAGCTGATCACAGCGGGGACCCCGGCTGACCTCATCCGGATCTCCGTCGGGCTCGAGGACCCCGAGGACATCGTTTGGGATCTCGACCAGGCCCTCACCGAAGCGACGGGAGCGACCCGATGA